The Chthoniobacterales bacterium genome includes a window with the following:
- a CDS encoding citramalate synthase: MSKAPRVSIYDTTLRDGTQGTGISFSVQDKLRVAERLDAFGIDFIEGGWPGSNPKDAEFFAEAAKRRWNHAKIAAFGMTRRGGVNVADDAQVRQLLEAGTPVVTVVGKTWPLHVSEVFGVTLEENLAMIRDTVAYLRDRGRRVFYDAEHFFDSWKEDPEYSRATICAAAEAGAEIVVLCDTNGGSLPSFVAGTTKQALASVKCSVGIHTHNDSGLGVANALAAVDAGAVQVQGTINGYGERVGNCNLTTVVPLLQLKCGLSLVHDLERLTELSRFVDEVANVPPDIRAPFVGGAAFTHKGGLHVHAVQKLARSYEHIDPALVGNERVVTISDLSGRTNVLMKAESMGLSLAKGSPEVARVLEEVKRLEHEGYEFEAAEASFELLMRRLLGHHRPLFELDEYQCDFIRSGRPGSDWNKCVASVKLRINGEHVHKQGAGDGPVNALDAALRSALEPFYPVIRSVRLDDYKVRIINGRRGTAARTRVFISSTDGNSGWGTVGVSDNIIEASWQALVDSFDYAVLQSGRET; the protein is encoded by the coding sequence ATGAGCAAGGCACCGCGAGTCAGCATTTACGACACCACACTGCGTGATGGCACGCAGGGCACGGGTATTTCGTTCAGCGTGCAGGACAAACTGCGCGTGGCGGAGCGGTTGGATGCGTTCGGCATCGACTTCATCGAAGGTGGATGGCCGGGGTCCAACCCCAAAGACGCGGAGTTTTTCGCCGAGGCGGCCAAGCGTCGGTGGAATCACGCCAAGATCGCAGCTTTCGGGATGACGCGCCGCGGCGGGGTCAATGTCGCGGACGATGCGCAGGTGCGGCAGTTGCTCGAGGCCGGGACGCCCGTGGTGACCGTGGTGGGCAAGACGTGGCCGCTCCACGTCAGCGAGGTGTTCGGGGTCACGCTGGAGGAAAATCTCGCGATGATCCGCGATACCGTGGCGTATCTGCGCGACCGCGGACGGCGTGTTTTCTATGACGCGGAGCATTTTTTCGACAGTTGGAAGGAGGATCCGGAATATTCCCGGGCGACCATCTGCGCGGCGGCCGAAGCGGGGGCGGAGATTGTTGTTCTGTGCGACACGAACGGCGGCAGTCTTCCCAGCTTTGTCGCCGGGACAACAAAGCAGGCCTTGGCTTCGGTGAAGTGCAGCGTGGGAATCCATACCCACAACGACTCGGGGCTCGGAGTTGCCAACGCGCTTGCCGCGGTGGATGCCGGTGCCGTGCAGGTGCAGGGCACGATCAACGGCTACGGTGAACGCGTGGGGAATTGCAACCTGACCACGGTTGTTCCGCTGCTTCAGCTCAAATGCGGCCTCTCGCTGGTGCACGATCTCGAACGGCTCACGGAATTGTCCCGCTTCGTCGATGAGGTGGCCAACGTGCCTCCCGATATCCGCGCGCCGTTCGTGGGCGGTGCGGCGTTCACCCACAAGGGAGGCTTGCACGTTCATGCCGTGCAAAAACTCGCGCGCTCCTACGAGCATATCGATCCTGCCCTCGTCGGGAACGAGCGCGTCGTCACGATCTCCGACCTTTCCGGCCGGACAAACGTGCTGATGAAAGCCGAGTCGATGGGGCTCAGTCTCGCCAAAGGTTCGCCCGAGGTTGCCCGCGTGCTCGAGGAGGTGAAGCGGCTCGAGCACGAAGGCTACGAATTCGAGGCGGCGGAAGCCTCGTTCGAATTGCTCATGCGACGGCTGCTCGGCCATCACCGGCCTTTGTTCGAGCTGGACGAATACCAGTGCGACTTCATCCGCTCCGGACGCCCGGGCAGCGATTGGAACAAGTGCGTTGCCTCGGTCAAACTCCGCATTAACGGCGAACACGTGCACAAACAGGGGGCTGGAGACGGTCCGGTCAATGCGCTGGACGCGGCCTTGCGCTCGGCCCTCGAACCGTTTTACCCGGTGATCCGCTCGGTGCGCCTGGACGATTACAAGGTGCGCATCATCAACGGGCGCCGTGGCACGGCGGCACGGACGCGCGTTTTTATTTCTTCGACCGACGGCAACAGCGGGTGGGGAACCGTCGGCGTGTCGGACAACATCATCGAGGCAAGCTGGCAGGCCCTCGTGGACAGCTTCGATTACGCCGTCCTTCAATCCGGCCGGGAAACCTAA
- a CDS encoding M23 family metallopeptidase — translation MRPILRVLSTLVAVASFAAAQDGPGLPAGIRFSPTRSADGFDMPVGKPDAEGYYRSRGLIIGRHMGDDWNGNGMGNTDLGAPVYSTAHGLVVYARDARMGWGKTVIVRHVYWEGGRWNYVDSFYTHMHQIFVREGQQVRRGQLVGSIGTNRGMYVAHLHFEIRKNLRIGINQGSYRKDLSNYYRPYEFILGRRTLQGGNRRVSVPLNTFRLQARVVDEMGGARSGSSESTAPSRPGGFKVNRYGEPLR, via the coding sequence ATGCGCCCCATTCTTCGCGTCCTGTCCACGCTTGTTGCCGTCGCATCCTTCGCCGCCGCGCAGGACGGCCCCGGCCTGCCCGCAGGCATCCGCTTTTCCCCGACGCGCAGTGCGGACGGATTCGACATGCCCGTGGGCAAGCCGGATGCCGAGGGATACTACCGCTCGCGCGGGCTCATCATCGGGCGCCACATGGGCGACGACTGGAACGGCAATGGAATGGGCAACACCGACCTCGGTGCTCCGGTTTACAGCACCGCCCACGGCCTTGTGGTCTATGCCCGCGACGCCCGCATGGGCTGGGGCAAGACGGTGATTGTCAGGCACGTTTACTGGGAGGGCGGTCGCTGGAATTACGTCGATTCTTTTTACACGCACATGCACCAGATTTTCGTGCGCGAGGGCCAGCAAGTCCGCCGGGGACAGTTGGTCGGGAGCATCGGAACCAATCGCGGGATGTATGTGGCGCACTTGCACTTCGAGATCCGCAAGAACCTGCGCATCGGCATCAACCAGGGTTCCTACCGCAAAGATCTCAGCAATTATTACCGCCCCTACGAATTCATCCTCGGGCGGCGGACACTGCAGGGCGGCAACCGCCGCGTGTCCGTTCCCCTCAACACCTTCCGCCTGCAGGCCCGCGTGGTCGATGAAATGGGCGGCGCGCGATCGGGCTCGAGCGAGAGCACCGCGCCTTCACGTCCGGGCGGATTCAAAGTGAACCGCTACGGCGAACCGCTGCGTTAG
- a CDS encoding ribonuclease Z, with the protein MLGGARSGGLPGSKRENTRTFVRSLLFLGTGPGQPVKGRFCSSIVLRTGAASVLIDAGEPCSQRLLEHEVPVADLDAVLITHGHSDHIGGLPMLLQSAWLAPRSKPLKIFLPRELIAPLSSWLDAVYLPPRLLGFPLEFVPWECGVKSEVAVDVFARPFPTTHLEGLRRIIEPDAAGRFKVFGLDADCAGLRVVFSSDLGTPEDLKDVLRRPIDVLVCELSHFAPDDLFGVLRGQSIGRLVFNHLAPDLAGREEDLARLARKALPETEIVVARDGDSMAF; encoded by the coding sequence ATGCTGGGTGGGGCAAGATCAGGCGGCTTGCCGGGCTCAAAGCGTGAGAATACAAGGACATTCGTGCGGTCCCTTCTTTTTCTCGGCACCGGCCCCGGTCAGCCGGTGAAAGGACGCTTCTGCTCGTCCATCGTTTTGCGCACCGGCGCGGCATCCGTCTTGATCGATGCCGGTGAGCCGTGCAGTCAGCGCCTGCTCGAGCACGAGGTGCCGGTGGCGGATCTCGACGCGGTGCTCATCACCCACGGTCACTCGGATCACATCGGTGGTCTTCCCATGCTGCTGCAATCGGCGTGGCTGGCTCCCCGGAGCAAGCCTCTGAAAATATTCCTGCCGCGGGAATTGATCGCCCCTTTGTCGTCATGGCTCGACGCGGTGTATCTCCCGCCGCGCCTTTTGGGATTTCCGCTCGAATTCGTGCCATGGGAGTGCGGGGTGAAAAGCGAAGTTGCCGTGGACGTGTTCGCGCGGCCTTTTCCCACGACGCATTTGGAAGGGCTCCGGCGCATCATCGAGCCGGACGCTGCGGGCCGGTTCAAGGTCTTCGGTCTGGACGCGGATTGTGCAGGGCTCCGTGTGGTGTTTTCCTCCGACCTCGGGACGCCGGAAGACTTGAAGGATGTTTTGAGGCGTCCGATCGATGTGCTTGTCTGCGAGTTGTCGCACTTCGCGCCGGATGACTTGTTCGGTGTTCTCCGCGGACAGAGCATCGGCAGGCTGGTTTTCAACCATCTTGCTCCCGATCTGGCCGGACGGGAGGAAGACTTGGCGCGACTGGCGCGCAAGGCGCTCCCGGAGACGGAGATTGTTGTCGCGCGGGACGGGGATTCGATGGCTTTTTGA
- a CDS encoding glycosidase translates to MNIRRQSLELRPDPRRVLLRPFMASVVVKPTGHAEPSRRLLDVLARVLMLDDAAVQATLDGVLAEFHDRHEDIRAIFLDRFAKMAPLLPIDRTLDESRRLLIGSYFTNEYSLESSALFNPSIVPAPDQSGLDPGELRFVLSLRATGEGHISSVTFRSGVAGTDGQLRLDPVSKFVHAPRPEPAARYDLKLFRRKLYEMGIDRRMAQQATSELPDSFCMSELVMRITRLRREGLEPEVLRAGEQALLLAEANYTVRFKDGLDMSEKVIFPFSPLESNGIEDARFVRFTEDDGSCMYYATYTAYNGSVVFPQILQTRDFSEFRTSTLNGPAVRDKGLALFPRKINGLYAMLGRQDGENIHLMYSDHPHFWYESRVIVRPSQPWEFTQLGNCGSPIETEAGWLVLTHGVGPMRKYCIGAVLLDRDDPSVVIGRLHEPLLGPAPDEREGYVPNVVYSCGSLVHDGVLILPYAVSDTATRFASIPLDELIGALHAE, encoded by the coding sequence ATGAACATCAGACGCCAATCTCTCGAACTGCGCCCCGACCCGCGGCGCGTTCTCCTGCGGCCCTTCATGGCCTCGGTCGTGGTCAAGCCAACCGGCCACGCCGAACCCAGCCGCCGGTTGCTCGATGTGCTGGCGAGGGTTCTCATGCTCGACGACGCGGCGGTGCAGGCGACCTTGGACGGCGTGCTGGCGGAATTCCACGATCGGCACGAGGATATCCGCGCCATTTTCCTCGACCGTTTCGCAAAGATGGCGCCGCTGCTGCCGATCGACCGCACACTCGACGAATCGCGCCGTCTGCTCATCGGATCCTATTTCACGAACGAATACTCGCTGGAATCGAGCGCCCTCTTCAACCCGAGCATCGTGCCGGCGCCCGACCAATCAGGCCTCGACCCCGGTGAACTGCGGTTCGTCCTCAGCCTGCGCGCCACGGGTGAAGGGCACATTTCGTCGGTGACCTTCCGCTCGGGGGTGGCCGGCACCGACGGCCAGCTCCGCCTCGACCCCGTCTCCAAGTTCGTCCATGCCCCGCGCCCGGAACCGGCCGCGCGATACGACCTGAAGCTCTTCCGCCGCAAGCTTTACGAGATGGGAATCGACCGGCGTATGGCGCAGCAAGCCACATCGGAGCTGCCGGACTCGTTTTGCATGAGCGAACTGGTCATGCGCATCACGCGATTGCGGCGCGAAGGACTCGAACCCGAAGTGCTGCGTGCCGGCGAGCAGGCTTTGTTGCTGGCGGAAGCAAATTACACCGTCAGGTTCAAAGACGGCTTGGACATGTCCGAAAAGGTGATCTTTCCTTTTTCGCCTTTGGAGAGCAACGGCATCGAGGACGCGAGATTCGTGCGCTTCACCGAAGACGACGGCAGCTGCATGTATTACGCGACCTACACGGCCTACAACGGCAGCGTGGTCTTCCCCCAGATATTGCAGACCCGCGATTTTTCGGAATTCCGCACCAGCACACTCAACGGACCCGCGGTGCGCGACAAAGGGCTGGCGCTCTTCCCGCGGAAGATCAACGGCCTCTACGCCATGCTCGGACGCCAAGACGGCGAAAACATACACCTCATGTATTCGGACCACCCGCACTTCTGGTATGAATCCCGGGTCATTGTCCGGCCATCGCAACCTTGGGAGTTCACCCAACTGGGCAACTGCGGCTCGCCCATCGAGACCGAAGCCGGGTGGCTTGTGCTGACCCACGGCGTGGGCCCCATGCGGAAATATTGCATCGGTGCTGTCCTGCTCGACCGCGACGATCCGTCCGTGGTCATCGGCCGCCTGCACGAGCCTCTGCTCGGCCCGGCACCGGACGAGCGCGAGGGATACGTCCCCAACGTCGTTTACAGCTGCGGATCACTCGTGCATGACGGGGTCTTGATCCTTCCCTACGCGGTTTCCGACACCGCCACCCGTTTTGCATCGATTCCGCTCGACGAGCTGATCGGCGCGCTCCACGCGGAATAA
- a CDS encoding glycosyltransferase — protein sequence MVASPTVSKVAFLGDYPPRQCGIATFTRDLRDAVAQAKPDWNCPVIAVSDNDSYDYPPDVRFEIPQPDVASYLRAAHFLNISHTDALCVQHEFGIFGGPAGSHLLGLLRRVRLPVITTLHTVLERPDADQRRVFDELVSLSTRVVVMAERARGMLKSIYDVPSDKIALIPHGIPDIPFTDPSFYKDQFDIAGRPVMLTFGLLSPNKGIEYVIQALPDIVRKHPSIVYIVLGATHPNLLRETGESYRLQLERLSRSLGVEKNVMFVNRYVSNAELCEYIGAADIYITPYLNEAQITSGTLSYCYGAGKAVVSTPYWHASELLAEGRGMVVPFRDAAAVATEVNALLGDEKRLNSLRKQAYLSARHMVWPQVARNYCELFEDACIHFQNTRVVSNTHFGEHAHLPPWRFDHVLRMSDSTGIFQHARFAVPCFEHGYCTDDNARALLFTVLVDELGECPIPLRQQRSAYAAFLQHAFSPSTQRFRNFMSFERKWLEEHGSEDSHGRALWALGAVVGRTKSENLRAWATPLFESALPVVETFTSPRAWAFTIIGLHEYLRAFDGDLLAARMRESLAARLFSLWKSVATPDWPWYEEVVGYDNARISQAMILTGRWTENKEMRDAGLTSLRWLMDAQTGERGCFRPVGSNGFWHKGSPPAEFDQQPIEACAAVSACIEAFNCTGDAHWRREAQRAFDWYLGANDSNEILYDPATGGCRDGLHANRANQNEGAESTLSFALALAEMKALVNATAAFQRHDSQADK from the coding sequence ATGGTGGCTTCACCGACCGTGAGCAAAGTCGCCTTTCTGGGCGACTACCCGCCGCGACAATGCGGGATCGCGACTTTCACGCGCGACCTGCGTGATGCGGTCGCGCAAGCAAAGCCGGACTGGAATTGCCCGGTCATCGCCGTGTCGGACAACGACAGTTACGATTACCCGCCGGACGTCCGCTTCGAAATCCCCCAGCCCGACGTGGCATCCTACCTGCGCGCGGCACACTTCCTGAATATTTCGCACACCGACGCGCTTTGTGTTCAGCACGAATTCGGAATTTTCGGCGGTCCGGCGGGCAGCCATCTCCTCGGATTGCTTCGGCGCGTGCGACTGCCGGTCATCACCACACTGCACACCGTGCTCGAACGGCCCGACGCCGACCAGCGCCGTGTCTTCGACGAACTGGTCTCCCTTTCGACACGCGTGGTCGTGATGGCCGAACGTGCCCGCGGCATGCTCAAAAGCATTTACGATGTGCCATCCGACAAGATCGCGCTGATACCGCACGGGATTCCGGACATTCCGTTCACTGATCCCAGTTTTTACAAAGACCAGTTCGACATTGCGGGCAGGCCCGTGATGCTGACCTTCGGGCTGCTTTCGCCGAACAAGGGTATCGAATACGTGATCCAAGCGCTTCCCGACATCGTGCGCAAGCACCCGAGCATCGTTTACATCGTGCTCGGGGCGACGCACCCGAATCTCCTGAGGGAGACCGGCGAGAGCTACCGGCTCCAGCTGGAGCGTCTCTCACGCAGCCTCGGGGTGGAGAAGAACGTCATGTTCGTCAACCGCTACGTGTCCAACGCCGAGCTTTGCGAATACATCGGGGCAGCGGACATCTACATCACCCCCTACCTGAACGAAGCGCAGATCACTTCCGGGACGCTTTCATATTGTTATGGCGCGGGGAAAGCGGTTGTTTCGACACCGTATTGGCATGCGTCGGAATTGCTTGCCGAAGGCCGCGGCATGGTTGTGCCATTCCGCGATGCGGCCGCCGTCGCGACGGAAGTCAATGCACTGCTCGGAGACGAAAAGCGGCTCAACTCCCTGCGCAAGCAAGCCTATCTCTCCGCCCGCCACATGGTCTGGCCCCAAGTCGCACGGAATTACTGTGAACTTTTCGAGGATGCGTGCATCCACTTCCAGAACACCCGCGTTGTATCCAACACCCACTTCGGAGAGCACGCGCATCTTCCGCCATGGCGATTCGACCATGTGCTGCGCATGTCGGACAGCACCGGAATTTTCCAACATGCACGCTTCGCCGTGCCTTGCTTCGAGCACGGCTACTGCACGGATGACAATGCGCGCGCCCTGCTGTTCACCGTGCTGGTGGATGAACTCGGCGAGTGCCCGATCCCGCTGCGGCAGCAGCGGTCGGCCTACGCTGCCTTTTTGCAACACGCCTTCTCGCCCTCCACGCAGCGCTTCCGCAACTTCATGAGCTTCGAGCGCAAGTGGCTGGAGGAACACGGATCGGAGGACAGCCACGGCCGCGCCCTTTGGGCCTTGGGTGCGGTGGTCGGGCGCACCAAGAGCGAAAATTTGCGCGCTTGGGCCACGCCGCTGTTCGAGTCCGCCTTGCCCGTGGTCGAGACCTTCACCTCGCCCCGCGCGTGGGCCTTCACGATCATCGGACTCCATGAATACCTGCGGGCATTCGACGGCGACCTGCTGGCGGCGCGCATGCGCGAAAGCCTGGCCGCCCGGCTGTTTTCGCTTTGGAAGTCCGTGGCGACCCCGGATTGGCCGTGGTATGAGGAAGTGGTCGGCTACGACAACGCGCGCATCAGCCAGGCGATGATCCTCACCGGAAGATGGACCGAAAACAAAGAGATGCGCGACGCAGGTTTGACGTCTTTGCGCTGGCTGATGGACGCACAGACCGGGGAGCGAGGATGTTTCCGTCCGGTCGGCTCGAACGGTTTCTGGCACAAGGGCAGCCCTCCCGCGGAGTTCGACCAGCAACCGATCGAGGCTTGTGCCGCGGTCAGCGCGTGCATCGAGGCGTTCAACTGCACGGGCGACGCCCACTGGCGCCGGGAAGCCCAGCGGGCTTTCGACTGGTATCTCGGAGCCAACGATTCCAACGAGATTCTCTACGACCCCGCGACGGGAGGATGCCGCGACGGACTTCACGCCAACCGCGCCAACCAGAACGAAGGCGCCGAATCGACCCTCTCTTTCGCGCTGGCATTGGCCGAGATGAAAGCGCTGGTCAACGCAACAGCCGCGTTCCAGCGGCATGATTCACAGGCAGACAAATGA
- a CDS encoding permease, with the protein MSSFMQLAFPARVRHNGPCRMDHWFWFSLPDFAYAFLSIVLEGVPFILAGVILSGLIDAFLPPRVLALALPGNAAAGIVIGGLMGAFLPMCECGIVVVIRRLLKKGLPLSTAMAYMLAAPVVNPVVAFSTYAAFRGQGALEMVLCRMALAFGVAVVIATIVHWLPRTLVLRPDMISSPGHEHDHGGLTFLGKTAAAIRASVGDFFDVTIYFIVGAALATLFNTSINQQVVLPLADDRNLAVGGMMVLAALLSLCSTSDAFVAATFTGFPSAAKLAFLVFGPVVDLKLVFIYGFVFRRRFVFVMVLAIAVLVWMACSLLPIPNFRG; encoded by the coding sequence ATGTCCTCATTCATGCAGTTGGCTTTTCCGGCGCGTGTCCGTCATAATGGCCCTTGCAGGATGGATCACTGGTTCTGGTTCAGTCTTCCGGATTTTGCCTACGCGTTCCTGAGCATCGTGCTTGAGGGTGTGCCGTTCATTCTTGCCGGAGTCATCCTAAGCGGCCTGATCGATGCCTTTCTTCCGCCGCGTGTGCTTGCGCTCGCTCTCCCGGGCAATGCCGCCGCCGGAATTGTGATCGGGGGATTGATGGGCGCCTTTCTGCCGATGTGTGAATGCGGGATCGTCGTGGTGATCCGTCGTTTGTTGAAGAAGGGGTTGCCGCTTTCCACAGCCATGGCCTACATGCTCGCGGCACCGGTCGTGAACCCGGTTGTGGCCTTCAGCACTTATGCCGCCTTCCGGGGGCAGGGAGCGCTCGAGATGGTGCTGTGCCGGATGGCTCTGGCGTTCGGCGTTGCCGTCGTGATTGCAACGATTGTGCACTGGCTGCCCCGGACGCTTGTTCTGCGGCCCGACATGATTTCTTCGCCGGGCCACGAGCATGACCACGGAGGACTCACGTTTCTCGGCAAAACGGCTGCGGCCATACGTGCGAGCGTGGGCGACTTTTTCGATGTCACGATCTATTTCATCGTCGGGGCCGCTTTGGCGACTTTGTTCAACACCAGCATCAACCAGCAAGTGGTGCTCCCGCTCGCTGATGACCGCAACCTCGCCGTGGGTGGAATGATGGTGCTGGCCGCTTTGCTTTCGCTCTGCAGCACGTCGGACGCGTTTGTTGCAGCCACGTTCACGGGTTTTCCATCCGCGGCCAAGCTGGCCTTCCTCGTCTTCGGACCGGTGGTCGATCTCAAGCTGGTTTTCATCTACGGCTTTGTTTTCCGGCGTCGATTTGTGTTTGTGATGGTCCTCGCCATAGCCGTGCTCGTCTGGATGGCTTGCAGCTTGCTGCCGATCCCCAATTTTCGCGGATGA
- a CDS encoding TIGR03943 family protein yields MMKRVLATVALAVWSATLMWLWLAGRLADYLHPQFHTPVAVAAFVLMALVPLWWWASGESNGHACGCHHDHEEPAQRGEGFWSLAMFALLIVPVAASAFVSPGQFGEAAVRNRGIVSDVSLLPTAPALGDSLESAPEIGAGEELPDVADFGGEEGVEYFTRGDDGAIQLEIIDLLFAAEEPALRETFENEKVAVVGQYAPRPGKDAGAFDLVRMFVVCCAADARPLGVKVSGITQDGLESMGWVRVTGVARFAGQEGAVETSLELEKIEPVEAPDNKLLH; encoded by the coding sequence ATGATGAAACGCGTGCTTGCAACTGTTGCCCTCGCCGTGTGGTCGGCAACTTTGATGTGGCTCTGGCTCGCTGGCCGGCTGGCCGACTACCTGCATCCGCAGTTCCATACTCCGGTCGCCGTAGCTGCGTTTGTCCTGATGGCTTTGGTCCCGCTCTGGTGGTGGGCGTCGGGGGAGAGCAACGGCCACGCTTGCGGTTGCCACCATGATCACGAGGAACCTGCGCAGCGCGGCGAGGGGTTCTGGTCGCTGGCGATGTTCGCGCTTCTCATCGTTCCCGTTGCGGCATCGGCATTTGTCTCGCCCGGACAGTTCGGTGAAGCCGCCGTGAGAAACCGGGGGATCGTCAGTGATGTCTCGCTGCTGCCGACCGCGCCTGCTCTTGGGGATTCGCTGGAGTCCGCTCCGGAGATCGGAGCCGGCGAAGAGTTGCCCGATGTTGCGGATTTCGGAGGAGAGGAAGGAGTCGAGTATTTCACGCGAGGCGACGACGGCGCGATTCAGCTCGAGATCATCGATCTTCTTTTTGCCGCGGAGGAACCGGCTTTGCGCGAAACCTTCGAAAACGAAAAGGTCGCGGTTGTCGGTCAATACGCGCCGCGCCCGGGAAAGGACGCCGGGGCCTTCGATCTGGTGCGCATGTTTGTCGTTTGCTGCGCGGCGGATGCGCGTCCGCTCGGCGTGAAAGTCTCGGGAATTACCCAAGACGGGCTGGAAAGCATGGGTTGGGTTCGTGTCACCGGCGTCGCGCGTTTCGCGGGACAAGAGGGAGCCGTCGAAACTAGCCTCGAACTGGAGAAAATCGAGCCGGTCGAAGCACCCGACAACAAGCTTCTACACTGA